The Ornithinimicrobium faecis region CCGGCTCACCACCCAGTGCCTGGTTGGCCAGGGTGGCGACCACCTCGTTGACGTTCATGTTCGTGGAGGTGCCCGAGCCGGTCTGATAGACGTCGATCGGGAAGTGCCCGTCGTGCTCGCCCGCGGCCACCGCGTCGGCGGCAGCACTGATCGCCTCGGCCCGCACGCCGTCCAGCACCCCCAGCTCGGCGTTGACGCCCGCGGCCGCGGACTTGATCAGCGCCAGGGCGTGCACGATGGCCGCGGGCACGGGCTGCCCGGAGATCGGGAAGTTCTCCACCGCCCGAGCCGTCTGTGCGGCATACAGCGCATCTGCCGGGACCTGCACCTCCCCCATCGAGTCGTGCTCGGTGCGCATCGGGGTGTCCTGGCCGGGGGTGGGACTGGTGTTGGTGCTCATGGCTCCAGTGTGCTCCACCGGCCCGCAAGCACGCAGCCCGAGCGCCAACGGCGCAGGGCAACGACAGACCCCGGCCACCCTGCGTGGGTGACCGGGGTCTGCTGTATGTCGTGTGGTCGGCGGCTCAGTACCAGCCGACGGACTGGGAGTGGGCCCAGGCGCCACAGGGGCTGCCGTAGCGGCCCTGGATGTAGCCGAGTCCCCAGCGGATCTGGGTGGCCGGGTTGGTCCGGTAGTCGGCGCCGGCACTGGCCATCTTGCTCGCCGGCAGGGACTGCGGGATGCCATAGGCACCGGAGGACGGGTTCTGGGCGTAGGTGTTCCAGCCGCTCTCGCGGTTCCACAGCGAGTTGAGGCAGCCGAACTGGTCCTGGCCCCAGCCATAGTTGCCGAGCATGCCGGCGGCGATGTCGCGCGGGGACCCGGAGGACACCGGCGGAGCGGGCTCGGGCTCAGGCTCGGGGGCAGCCTCCTCGGCGGGGGCCTGCTCACGCTCCTCCGAGCGCGAGGCCGCAGCAGCCTCCTCCTCCGCGCGGCGATCAGCGGCAGCCTGCTCTGCAGCAGCCTGCTCAGCGGCGGCCTGCTCGGCCGCAGCGCGCTCGGCAGCGATCTCACCGGAGCGCTCGATCGCCGCGTCGCCGCCCTTGCGGGCACTCCAGGCGGAGAAGTTCATGTTGCTGGCAGCCATCTGCTCCTCGACGGCGGCGACGGCCTCGGTCAGCGAGGACTCCCGGCTGTCGGCGATGTTCTGCACGGCGGTGTCACCGACGAAGGGGCTGACCTTGCTGATGCTGTTGGCGATGCCGCTGGTGTCCATCGACGGAGTCGTGGGCATGCCGGCGTAGGTCGCCATGGCGACAGCACCGGCCGCGATGACGGCAGTCACGGCAGTGGCACCGCGGTGCAGGCGCTTGCGGTGACGGCCATTGGTCTCGTCGCTGTCGGGGAGCACAGTGATCTCAGGGGCGTTGGACACAGGGGTAACCTCCACGCCCGGGCACCGTCAGCTGCGGGGAACAGCAGGGGGACACGGTCACGAGCGTTATGAATTCGTGATGTTGAAGCATCCACCGTGACAGGAAAAGTCAACAGTGCGCAAACTCATGACCCGTTCCGTGGCCAACGTCACACAGTCCCAGGAGCCGCCTTCTGTGACTCCTGGGACTGGTGGTGATAGTGGGACTTTGTGCAGGTCAGGGCAGTTGCTCGCCGCCCTCGAGGAGATCGGTGACCAGGGCCGCGATCGGGCTGCGCTCGCTGCGGTGCAGCGTGACGTGGGCGAACAGCGGGTGCCCCTTGAGCGTCTCGATCACGGCCGCGACTCCGTCGTGTCGCCCGACCCGCAGGTTGTCGCGCTGGGCGACATCGTGGGTGAGCACGACCCGCGAGTTCTGGCCGACGCGCGAGAGGACCGTCAGCAACACATTGCGCTCCAGGGACTGCGCCTCGTCCACGATGACGAAGGCGTCGTGCAGGGAGCGGCCGCGGATGTGCGTCAGCGGGAGCACCTCGAGCATGTCGCGGTCGATGATCTCCTCGACGACCTCCTTGGAGACCACGGCGCCGAGGGTGTCGAAGACGGCCTGCGCCCACGGCCCCATCTTTTCGTTCTCACTGCCGGGCAGATAGCCCAACTCCTGGCCCCCCACGGGATAGAGCGGGCGGAAGACGACGACCTTGCGGTGCTGGCGGCGCTCCATGACGGCCTCGAGCCCGGCGCACAGGGCCAGGGCCGACTTGCCGGTGCCGGCCCGGCCACCGAGGGACAGGATGCCGACATCGGGGTCCAGCAGCAGGTCGAGCGCGATCCGCTGCTCCGCCGACCGGCCATGCAGACCGAAGGCGTCCTTGTCACCGCGCACCAGCTTGACCGCGTGGTCCGGTGCGACCCTGGCCAGAGCGCTGCCGGAGGGGCCTAGCACCGTGAGCCCGGTGTGGACCAGCAGGTCCTTGGCACCCTCGTGCTCGAGCCGCCCGCCCTCATACAGCGTGGCCATCTGCGCGTCGTCGACCTCGAGCTCGGCCATGCCGGTCCACCCGGAGTCGACCGCCAGCTCGGCGCGATATTCCTGGGCGTCCAGACCGCACGCCGAGGCCTTGACCCGCATCGGCAGGTCCTTGCTGACCACGGTGACGTCATGACCCTCACCGGAGAAGTTGCACGCGACAGCCAGGATGCGTGAGTCGTTGTCCCCCAGGCGAAACCCGGCCGGCAGAGACGACGGGTCAGTGTGGTTGAGCTCGACGCGCAGCGTGCCGCCGGCGTCGCCGACCGGCACCGGCTGGTTCAGTCCGCCGTGCTGGACCCGGAGGTCATCCAGCAGGCGCAGGGCCTCCCGGGCGAAATAGCCCAGCTCTGCGTGGTGCCGTTTGGCCTCCAGCTCGGTGATGACCACGATCGGCAGGACGACCTGGTGCTCGGCGAAGCGCAGCAGTGCCCGTGGATCGGACAGCAGGACCGAGGTGTCCAGGACATAGGTCTTGGTGGAGACCTCGCTGGACGAACGGGCGCGCGTGGAACGGGCAGCGGATCGGCTGGTGGTGGTTGCCATGTCGACTCTCCCTGACACGCGCGCTAGCGCTACGCGTGGTGGCGGTGGGCTGACCGGGACCAGGCCCTGACCAGGTGGTCGAGGTGCCGGTGCCGGCCCCCCGCCCAGAGCAGTCGCTCCATCTGGTTGGCCTCCCGGACGAGGACGGGTGTCCTGCGTCACGTCCGACGTTAGGCCGACTTCCTCGTCCGACACACCATTCTGGCGGCGTGGCGCAAAGGTCCGACTCCTCGTCGCCGACGGTTCACCCGCGGGTCACCTGCGCGGCACCTGACCGCCGCGGCGCCTGTTGCCCACTGCCCCAAGGAAACCGGCACGGGGGCACCTGGCCAGGTGTCGGCATACGGCCTCGAGCCCGGCCAACCACCAGACGGGGTATGCGGAGGGGTCACCCTCCGAAGCGGCGCTCCCGCTCGGCGTAGGCCCGCAGGGCACGCAGGAAGTCGACCTTGCGGAAGTCGGGCCAGTAGGCCTCACAGAAGTAGAACTCGCTGTGCGCGCTCTGCCAGAGCAGGAAACCACCCAGGCGCTGCTCGCCACTGGTGCGGATCACCAGGTCCGGGTCCGGCTGGCCCTTGGTGTAGAGGTGCTCGGCGATGTCCTCGACCTCGAGGGCGGTGGAGAGCTCCTCCAGCGTGGTGCCCCGCTCGGCCGCCTCGGCCAGCAGGGAGCGCACGGCGTCGGCAATCTCCTGGCGCCCGCCATAGCCGATGGCCACGTTGACCACCATGCCGTCGACGTCGGCGGTGCGGTCCACGGCCGCCCGCAGGACCTGCACGGTGTCGGAGGGCAGCAGGTGCGCTGCGCCGACCAGGTTGATCCGCCACTGGCGCCCGTCGGCGAGCTCGGTGACGACGTCCTGGATGATGCGCAGCAGCGGCTCGACCTCGCGCGCGTCACGGCGCAGGTTGTCGGTCGAGAGCAGCCAGAGGGTGACCACCTCGACGCCGGCCTCCTCGCACCAGCCCAGCAGCGGCCTGATGTTGTCCGCCCCCGCGCGGTGCCCGTGGGCCGTGTCGGCCCCCCGCAACTTGGCCCACCGACGATTGCCGTCCAGCATCACTCCGACGTGCCGCGGCAGCCGGTCGGCCGGGAGGCTCTTGGTCAGCGATCGGTTGTACGCGCGATAGAGGAGGTCGCGGGGAGAGCGCATAGCGGCAAACCTACTCGCCCGTGGTGGCTGCACGCGGGTGGGATCCCTGGCCCATCACGGACCGCCGTCAAGTTACCCCTTCGTAACTTACGGCAACGTAGGTTACGCTGGTGCCTATGGAAGACAGCCCCGCACGAACCACCCGGCACCGGGCGGAGTCCGCGATGCAGGACGTCCGCGAGACCGCTGACACGGTCCGGGAGAACGCCAAGGAAGCCGTCGCAGCGATCAAACCCAAGCTGCGCGGCTGGCTGCACCTGGGCACCACCCCGCTGGCCCTGGCGGCCGGCATCGTGCTGGTGGCCCTCGCGCCCACCACGAGCGCGCGCATCGCCTCGGCGATCTTCGCGATCACGGCCGTGCTGCTGTTCGGGACCTCGGCGATCTATCACCGTGGGTCCGGCCACTTCAGCGACCGCACGAGCCGCGTGCTCAAGCGGCTGGACCACGCCAACATCTTCCTGATCATCGCCGGCACCTACACGCCCTTCGCGGTGCTGCTGCTGCCGGAGGGCCAGGGTCGCACCCTGTTGTGGTTGGCGTGGGGAGGCGCCGTGCTCGGGGTGCTCTTCCGAGTGTTCTGGGTGGGCGCCCCGCGCTGGCTCTACACCCCGGTCTATGTGGCGCTGGGCTGGGTGGCGATCTTCTACGTGCCCGGCTTCTGGCGCAACGGTGGCGCGGTGGTGGTCGCCCTGATCGCTGCTGGCGGGTTGCTCTACACCCTCGGCGCGGTGGTCTATGGCACCAAGCGCCCCAACCCGTCACCGCGCTGGTTCGGCTTCCACGAGATCTTCCACGCGTTCACGGTCGTGGCCTTCGCGGCGCACTACATCGCGGTGTCCTTCTCCGTCTACGGCGCGATCCCCGCAGCCGCCGGCTGACCCCTTTGAGCGGCACCTGTCGCCCTGTCGCCCTGCCGCTGCACCCGCGTGCCGCCCTGCCGCCGGCTGGCTCCTGCCGCAGCGAGCATTCAAACAGGCAACGTCCAACCCTCCCTGGCATCGCTGCAGGTCAGAGCGTCGTCAGCTGGCCGCCGGGCCCACATTGCCTGTCTGGGTGCACGCCCGTTGTCAGCTGGAGGGGCGGTCGCCTGCCCTGCCGTCGTCTCCCCCGCGGACCTCGCCAACGGGGCCATCAACGGTCGGGCCCTCGCCAACGGGGCCCTCGGCGGTCGGGCCCTCGCCCGGTGCACCAGTGTCCCCCTCGCCGGCCTCGCGGGCGCGGCGCTCCTGGTTGAGACGCTCCTCCTCCAGTCGCAGCTCCTCCTGGTGGTTGAGTCGGCGGAGTCGCTTGTTGAGGTCAAAGCCGAGCAGGATCACGACGCACGCGAGGAAGAACACCGCCAGGAAGCCGCCCAGGCCTGCGGTGATCTCGACACCGGTGCCGTTCACGAGGCCTGCTCGGTGCCGCGGTCACCCTCGGAGCCACCATCACGGTCGTCGTCACTGTCACGGTCATGGTGGCCCTCGACCTCGGTGATCTCGTCGTCCAGGTCCTCGGTCTGGCGTGCGTCGTCGACGCCGTCGCCGTCCTCGTCCTCAGGGGACGGGGGGACCGAGCGATACACCGCCACGACCTCTCCGTCAGCGTCCCGCTCGGGGGCCTGCCGGCAGACGGCGTCGGCGTCCACGTCTCGCAGGCCGGCAAACAGGTCATCCTCGGGGAGGGTCGGCTCGAGCAGCGAGAACGCCAGCTCCCAGTCCTCCGTGGGGTGGACCCGCTGCTGCAGCTCCATCGGCACCTTGAACCAGAACCCGTCGGGGTCGACCTGGGTGGCGTGGGCACGCAGCGCGTCGTCGCGGGCCGGGAAGAACTGCGCGCACTCCACGTGGGTCTGGATGTCGCGCTCGGCGCGCTTGCGCATGCCGGTCATCCAGTCCTCATAGGGCGACTCGAGCCCCTCGGCCAGCATCGCCTCGTGGATCGCCGAGATCCGCCGGATGGACCAACCGGAGAAATAGACCTTCTGCGGCTGCCACGGCTCACCTGCATGCGGGTATGCCGCGGGGTCACCGGCGGCGTGGAAGGCCGCCATCGACACGGTGTGGGTCATGATGTGGTCGGGGTGGGGATAGCCGCCATTCTCGTCGTAGGTCGTGATGACGTGGGGGCGGAACTCACGGATGACCCGCACCAACGCCTCGGCAGTGACCTCGAGCGGCTCGAGCGCAAAGCAGCCCTCGGGCAGCGGGGGCAGCGGATCGCCCTCCGGCAGACCAGAGTCCACGAACCCCAGCCAGGTGTGCTGCACCCCGAGGATCTTCGCGGCGGCTGCCATCTCGTCACGGCGGACCTGCGCCAGGTCCCGCTCGATGTGGGGGTCGCCCTTGAGTCGTTCGTTGAGGACGTCGCCGCGCTCGCCGCCGGTGCAGGAGACGACCATCACCTCGACGCCGTCGGCGACATACTTTGCGGTGGTGGCGGCACCCTTGCTGGACTCGTCGTCCGGGTGTGCGTGGACGGCCATGAGGCGAAGCTCCTGGGACACCCTGCGCTCCTCGTGTTCTGGTGTGGCGGACAATGGAGTCGCGCCCCTGCGCGACACAGTCACCTATCCTCTCACCTTCGGGGCGCGGGACCTTCACCAATATCGCGGCACGCATCTAAACGGAGCACCACCTGTGAGCACAACCAGCCCGACAAGCCCGACGAGAACCAGCAACCGCACCTGGTGGATCGTCGGGACCATCGGGGTGGCCGCGATGACGGCACTTGCCATCTGGTTCGGCATCGCCGCGACCAGCGGCAAGGTCCACTGGGTCAACACCGGCTTCGATGTCATCTCCGACGAGCAGATCGACATCCGCTTCGACCTGCGTCGGGACTCCAGCCAGGCGGTCGTGTGCGACCTGCACGCCCTGGACGAGCACCACGGCCGCGTCGGGACAGGGCAGGTCACGGTGCCTCCCACCGATGAGTCACCGAGTCGGCACATCGAGCCGCTGCGCACGGCGTCCCGTGCCGTCAGCGGTTACGTCGACACCTGCACCTACGC contains the following coding sequences:
- a CDS encoding PhoH family protein; the protein is MATTTSRSAARSTRARSSSEVSTKTYVLDTSVLLSDPRALLRFAEHQVVLPIVVITELEAKRHHAELGYFAREALRLLDDLRVQHGGLNQPVPVGDAGGTLRVELNHTDPSSLPAGFRLGDNDSRILAVACNFSGEGHDVTVVSKDLPMRVKASACGLDAQEYRAELAVDSGWTGMAELEVDDAQMATLYEGGRLEHEGAKDLLVHTGLTVLGPSGSALARVAPDHAVKLVRGDKDAFGLHGRSAEQRIALDLLLDPDVGILSLGGRAGTGKSALALCAGLEAVMERRQHRKVVVFRPLYPVGGQELGYLPGSENEKMGPWAQAVFDTLGAVVSKEVVEEIIDRDMLEVLPLTHIRGRSLHDAFVIVDEAQSLERNVLLTVLSRVGQNSRVVLTHDVAQRDNLRVGRHDGVAAVIETLKGHPLFAHVTLHRSERSPIAALVTDLLEGGEQLP
- the trhA gene encoding PAQR family membrane homeostasis protein TrhA, whose amino-acid sequence is MEDSPARTTRHRAESAMQDVRETADTVRENAKEAVAAIKPKLRGWLHLGTTPLALAAGIVLVALAPTTSARIASAIFAITAVLLFGTSAIYHRGSGHFSDRTSRVLKRLDHANIFLIIAGTYTPFAVLLLPEGQGRTLLWLAWGGAVLGVLFRVFWVGAPRWLYTPVYVALGWVAIFYVPGFWRNGGAVVVALIAAGGLLYTLGAVVYGTKRPNPSPRWFGFHEIFHAFTVVAFAAHYIAVSFSVYGAIPAAAG
- a CDS encoding isoprenyl transferase, which translates into the protein MRSPRDLLYRAYNRSLTKSLPADRLPRHVGVMLDGNRRWAKLRGADTAHGHRAGADNIRPLLGWCEEAGVEVVTLWLLSTDNLRRDAREVEPLLRIIQDVVTELADGRQWRINLVGAAHLLPSDTVQVLRAAVDRTADVDGMVVNVAIGYGGRQEIADAVRSLLAEAAERGTTLEELSTALEVEDIAEHLYTKGQPDPDLVIRTSGEQRLGGFLLWQSAHSEFYFCEAYWPDFRKVDFLRALRAYAERERRFGG
- a CDS encoding lytic transglycosylase domain-containing protein, which produces MSNAPEITVLPDSDETNGRHRKRLHRGATAVTAVIAAGAVAMATYAGMPTTPSMDTSGIANSISKVSPFVGDTAVQNIADSRESSLTEAVAAVEEQMAASNMNFSAWSARKGGDAAIERSGEIAAERAAAEQAAAEQAAAEQAAADRRAEEEAAAASRSEEREQAPAEEAAPEPEPEPAPPVSSGSPRDIAAGMLGNYGWGQDQFGCLNSLWNRESGWNTYAQNPSSGAYGIPQSLPASKMASAGADYRTNPATQIRWGLGYIQGRYGSPCGAWAHSQSVGWY
- a CDS encoding DUF4307 domain-containing protein, encoding MSTTSPTSPTRTSNRTWWIVGTIGVAAMTALAIWFGIAATSGKVHWVNTGFDVISDEQIDIRFDLRRDSSQAVVCDLHALDEHHGRVGTGQVTVPPTDESPSRHIEPLRTASRAVSGYVDTCTYADTN
- the mca gene encoding mycothiol conjugate amidase Mca — protein: MSQELRLMAVHAHPDDESSKGAATTAKYVADGVEVMVVSCTGGERGDVLNERLKGDPHIERDLAQVRRDEMAAAAKILGVQHTWLGFVDSGLPEGDPLPPLPEGCFALEPLEVTAEALVRVIREFRPHVITTYDENGGYPHPDHIMTHTVSMAAFHAAGDPAAYPHAGEPWQPQKVYFSGWSIRRISAIHEAMLAEGLESPYEDWMTGMRKRAERDIQTHVECAQFFPARDDALRAHATQVDPDGFWFKVPMELQQRVHPTEDWELAFSLLEPTLPEDDLFAGLRDVDADAVCRQAPERDADGEVVAVYRSVPPSPEDEDGDGVDDARQTEDLDDEITEVEGHHDRDSDDDRDGGSEGDRGTEQAS